A stretch of the Kroppenstedtia eburnea genome encodes the following:
- the plsX gene encoding phosphate acyltransferase PlsX translates to MRIALDIMGGDHAPAAMVEGALQAAEEWSDTELILLGPVERSESLLTGRRPANLSLKAVEEWISAEEEPVRAIRRKKGSTIVVGCRMVREGEAEAFISAGNTGALMAAGTMVTGRIDGIARPALAPMFPTLDGKGMLVLDVGANPEARPEHLEQYALMGSIYAEKVLGFEKPRVGLLNIGIEEGKGTSLIIDSFARIRELPIHFIGNVEARDLLDGGCDVLVCDGFTGNVLLKNTEGVAKAVFGRLKEELTRSPATKLAAAILKPGLKRFAREMDYKEHGGAPLLGLKGPVVKAHGSSDARAVYNAVRQARRFVQRDVIKGISEELQRLG, encoded by the coding sequence ATGCGGATCGCATTGGACATCATGGGTGGGGATCATGCGCCGGCCGCCATGGTGGAAGGAGCTCTGCAGGCAGCTGAGGAGTGGTCGGATACAGAACTGATCCTTCTGGGACCGGTGGAAAGGTCTGAGTCCTTGCTGACAGGACGACGTCCCGCCAATCTCTCCCTGAAAGCGGTGGAAGAATGGATCTCAGCGGAGGAAGAGCCGGTACGGGCGATTCGCCGTAAAAAAGGTTCCACGATTGTGGTTGGATGCCGGATGGTGCGGGAGGGTGAAGCGGAGGCATTTATCAGTGCCGGCAACACCGGGGCGCTGATGGCTGCAGGCACGATGGTGACCGGCCGCATCGACGGGATCGCACGTCCAGCCTTGGCTCCGATGTTTCCCACTCTCGACGGGAAGGGAATGCTGGTGTTGGATGTGGGGGCCAACCCGGAGGCCCGTCCCGAGCACCTGGAGCAGTATGCCCTGATGGGCAGCATCTATGCCGAGAAAGTGCTCGGATTCGAAAAACCACGGGTGGGTCTTCTCAATATCGGTATCGAAGAAGGAAAAGGGACATCGTTGATCATAGACTCCTTTGCACGCATCCGGGAGTTGCCGATCCATTTCATCGGCAATGTGGAAGCGCGGGATCTCCTGGATGGGGGGTGCGATGTGCTGGTATGTGACGGATTCACGGGAAATGTCCTGCTCAAAAACACCGAGGGTGTTGCGAAGGCTGTTTTTGGACGCCTGAAGGAGGAGCTGACCCGAAGTCCCGCCACCAAACTGGCCGCCGCCATCCTCAAACCGGGCCTGAAACGGTTTGCCAGGGAGATGGATTATAAAGAGCACGGGGGGGCGCCGCTCCTCGGTCTGAAAGGGCCGGTGGTGAAAGCCCACGGCTCTTCCGATGCCCGGGCGGTGTACAATGCCGTCCGCCAGGCTCGCCGCTTTGTCCAACGGGATGTGATCAAGGGGATATCCGAGGAACTACAACGACTTGGATAG
- the fapR gene encoding transcription factor FapR, with protein sequence MSKGERQKKLQRALESEPFLTDEEMARRYGVSIQTIRLDRMELGIPELRERIKHMAEKNFDQVRSLGLEEVIGQVTELKLDHSGTSELQIREEHVFARHRIARGHHLFAQANSLAVAVVDAELVLTATAGIRFVRPVRLGETCVAHARVIHVTSHRTQVDVRTLVGEETVFQGIFDVYRSKEDQ encoded by the coding sequence CTGTCAAAAGGAGAGCGGCAGAAAAAGTTGCAACGGGCTCTGGAGTCCGAGCCGTTTTTGACTGACGAAGAGATGGCCCGTCGGTACGGGGTCAGTATCCAAACCATCCGACTGGATCGAATGGAGTTGGGAATCCCTGAGTTGCGGGAACGAATCAAACACATGGCGGAGAAAAACTTTGACCAGGTTCGCTCCCTCGGACTGGAGGAAGTCATCGGGCAAGTGACGGAATTGAAATTGGATCACAGCGGGACCTCGGAGTTGCAAATCCGGGAAGAACATGTGTTTGCCCGCCATCGGATCGCCCGGGGTCACCATCTGTTCGCCCAGGCAAATTCCTTGGCGGTGGCCGTGGTCGACGCGGAACTGGTGTTGACTGCCACTGCCGGGATCCGGTTTGTGCGCCCTGTTCGATTGGGTGAAACGTGTGTGGCACATGCAAGGGTGATCCATGTCACATCCCATCGCACACAGGTGGATGTCCGTACACTTGTCGGGGAAGAGACCGTTTTTCAAGGTATATTCGATGTCTACCGCTCAAAGGAGGATCAATAA
- the rpmF gene encoding 50S ribosomal protein L32, with product MAVPKRRTSKTRKRKRRTHFKLSVPGMVKCPQCGEMKLSHRVCKECGYYNGNEVVND from the coding sequence ATGGCAGTGCCTAAAAGACGAACTTCCAAAACCCGCAAGCGCAAACGTCGGACCCACTTCAAACTGTCGGTCCCGGGGATGGTGAAATGCCCGCAGTGCGGTGAAATGAAACTGTCCCATCGTGTTTGCAAAGAGTGCGGTTACTACAACGGGAACGAAGTGGTGAATGACTGA
- a CDS encoding YceD family protein, with protein MLLTFRELNQRTGPLHWEEEVRLDGMEKENPDLIRLEPVKVGITAWKDQGLFHVQGEQSAKATLRCSRCLSGFDRVLSARWHRVFTDDGNRVEPSGEEEILLVSLDRPTDLTPYIREALLLSMPFAPVCREECKGLCPTCGTDWNRASCQCDNRRIDPRLAKLGELLNRDP; from the coding sequence ATGCTGCTCACATTCCGGGAGTTGAATCAAAGGACCGGTCCTCTTCACTGGGAAGAGGAAGTGCGGCTGGATGGGATGGAGAAGGAAAATCCCGATCTGATCCGGCTGGAGCCAGTAAAAGTGGGGATTACGGCTTGGAAGGATCAAGGCCTGTTTCATGTGCAAGGGGAACAGTCCGCAAAGGCGACCTTACGCTGTTCCCGGTGCCTTTCCGGATTTGACAGGGTTTTATCCGCCCGTTGGCACCGGGTTTTCACAGATGATGGAAACCGGGTGGAACCAAGCGGGGAGGAGGAGATCCTCCTGGTCTCCCTTGACCGGCCGACAGATCTGACTCCTTATATCCGGGAGGCTTTGCTGTTGAGCATGCCCTTCGCTCCGGTGTGCCGGGAGGAGTGCAAGGGGTTGTGCCCCACATGCGGAACCGATTGGAACAGGGCCTCCTGCCAGTGCGACAACCGGCGGATCGATCCCCGGTTGGCCAAACTGGGAGAACTGTTGAACAGGGATCCATAA
- a CDS encoding SepM family pheromone-processing serine protease — protein MVHSRPWYRRPWIITGLVTAALIVLLFVMPTPYYIMQPGSALEVRPMIQVEGSRNKEQGAFFMTTVSMREGNLLAAIISRWDSRYELLPRDQVLVEGEDPVEYERRQKEIMKQSQQNAILAAFREAGHPVKEKLLGVRVLRVLEKMSGAQVLKQGDIIHRVNGNPVRSPEELIRQLSEKKVGETVRLELTRNGKTLTPKVKLGSLGRVGGKDRPGIGIEPVTERKIQTEPEVTIRAEEIGGPSAGLMFSLEIINQLENGDLTRGYRVAGTGTISPEGEVGQIGGIQHKIVAADEEGADIFFVPADIRPGDSNEKKALRTAKEIGADMKVIPVKSLREALGFLKKQGLKKAS, from the coding sequence ATGGTACATTCCAGACCTTGGTACAGACGGCCATGGATCATCACCGGGCTGGTCACGGCGGCCTTGATTGTGTTGTTGTTTGTGATGCCGACTCCCTACTACATCATGCAGCCGGGTTCCGCCCTGGAAGTTCGGCCGATGATTCAGGTGGAGGGTTCCAGGAACAAGGAACAAGGTGCCTTTTTCATGACCACCGTTTCCATGCGGGAAGGCAATCTGTTGGCGGCGATCATCTCCAGATGGGATTCCCGGTATGAGTTGCTGCCCAGAGATCAGGTTTTGGTCGAAGGAGAAGACCCGGTGGAGTATGAGCGAAGACAAAAGGAAATCATGAAGCAATCCCAACAAAATGCCATTCTGGCCGCTTTTCGCGAAGCGGGGCATCCAGTGAAGGAAAAGTTGCTCGGCGTCCGGGTCCTGCGGGTATTGGAAAAAATGTCAGGTGCGCAGGTGTTGAAGCAGGGGGATATTATTCACCGGGTGAATGGGAATCCGGTGAGGAGTCCGGAAGAGCTGATCAGACAACTGAGTGAAAAAAAAGTGGGCGAGACCGTCCGGCTGGAGCTCACCAGGAATGGAAAAACACTGACTCCGAAGGTGAAGTTGGGATCCCTTGGCAGAGTCGGTGGAAAAGACCGACCCGGGATCGGAATCGAACCGGTGACGGAAAGGAAGATTCAAACGGAACCCGAAGTAACAATCCGTGCAGAGGAGATCGGCGGTCCCTCCGCCGGCTTGATGTTCTCTCTGGAGATCATCAATCAGTTGGAAAACGGCGACCTGACCCGGGGTTACCGTGTGGCCGGTACCGGCACCATCTCACCCGAGGGAGAGGTGGGCCAGATCGGTGGTATTCAGCACAAAATAGTGGCGGCGGATGAGGAGGGTGCGGATATCTTTTTCGTTCCCGCCGATATTCGCCCCGGGGATTCCAATGAAAAAAAAGCGCTCCGGACTGCAAAGGAGATCGGAGCCGACATGAAGGTGATCCCGGTGAAGAGTTTAAGAGAAGCCCTCGGTTTTCTGAAAAAACAAGGGTTGAAAAAAGCTTCCTGA
- a CDS encoding patatin-like phospholipase family protein yields MRFGKGRMQQVQRRETVLTRPKVGLALGSGGARGLAHIGVLKVMQREGIPVDVIAGSSMGSLVGSFYAAGLDLDMVEGLAVHLKRKHWLDLTVPRRGFVTGEKVKEMIRLLTRGRSLEELPIPMGVVATDLNRGERVVFQTGPLDLAVRASISIPGIFEPVRWQGRTLVDGGVIDRVPVSVVKEMGAEVILAVDVVPRTTSVRIENIFDVIAQTLSVMEREILNQRLLEADVLIHPDLTDISPTAFTRVEECIRLGEEAALLQVDRIKGLIVERGGAD; encoded by the coding sequence ATGAGGTTCGGAAAAGGTCGGATGCAACAAGTACAGAGGAGGGAGACGGTTTTGACAAGACCCAAGGTGGGACTGGCACTCGGTTCCGGAGGAGCAAGGGGTTTGGCCCACATCGGGGTGTTGAAGGTGATGCAAAGGGAAGGGATTCCCGTGGATGTGATCGCCGGGAGCAGCATGGGGAGTCTGGTGGGCTCTTTCTATGCGGCGGGGTTGGATTTGGATATGGTTGAAGGGTTGGCTGTCCATTTGAAGAGAAAGCATTGGCTGGATCTGACCGTTCCCCGACGGGGGTTTGTGACGGGGGAAAAGGTGAAAGAGATGATCCGGCTTTTGACCCGTGGTCGCTCCCTGGAGGAACTTCCGATTCCCATGGGGGTGGTGGCCACGGATCTCAACAGAGGAGAGCGGGTGGTTTTTCAAACAGGCCCCTTGGATCTGGCGGTCCGGGCCAGTATCTCCATTCCCGGGATTTTTGAGCCGGTTCGATGGCAAGGGAGAACCCTGGTGGATGGGGGGGTGATCGACCGGGTGCCCGTCTCGGTGGTGAAAGAGATGGGAGCTGAAGTGATCCTCGCTGTGGATGTGGTACCCCGGACAACTTCCGTCCGTATTGAGAATATTTTTGATGTGATCGCACAGACTCTCAGCGTGATGGAAAGGGAAATACTAAATCAGAGATTGTTGGAGGCGGATGTGTTGATCCATCCGGATCTGACAGATATCAGTCCCACGGCGTTCACCCGTGTGGAGGAGTGCATCCGTCTGGGGGAAGAGGCGGCACTTCTCCAGGTGGATCGGATCAAAGGTTTGATCGTGGAGCGGGGAGGCGCGGATTGA
- the ylbJ gene encoding sporulation integral membrane protein YlbJ, with amino-acid sequence MEPMNQPFQNHFRSLALGGVALFLVGSLILFPEQAFNSSLKGLKTWWDVVFPALLPFFIASEILMGFGVVHFLGVLLEPLMRPLFRVPGTAGFVMAMGLASGYPIGAKLTARLREQDLITRSEGERLVSFTNTADPLFMFGAVAVGFFHDVSLGVIIAVAHYTSSLLLGFLMRFHDPQGPTTPVPVKDEGHFLIRAYREMHQARIKDGRSLGELMGDAITSSVNTLMMVGGFIMMFSVIIEVLGQVGVTEWLAAGIGRLFSLLRVPGELASPVISGLFEITLGAQVASQVPNTVHMAYKIAIVGAVTAWSGLSVHAQVASILSRTDIRYTPYCFARLIHGVLAGWITLLLWNPVEQYIRYSDAAVPAFLRQLPETGWHGLAERVSYLGWRAILLLGVLMLIGIGIQFFRRFRTEGTH; translated from the coding sequence ATGGAGCCGATGAACCAACCCTTCCAAAACCACTTCCGCTCCCTCGCCCTGGGGGGTGTCGCCCTGTTTCTCGTGGGTTCCCTGATTCTGTTTCCGGAGCAGGCTTTCAATTCTTCACTCAAAGGACTGAAAACATGGTGGGACGTCGTTTTTCCCGCTTTACTTCCCTTTTTTATCGCTTCGGAGATTCTGATGGGATTCGGCGTCGTCCATTTCCTCGGAGTTCTGTTGGAGCCACTGATGCGGCCTCTCTTCCGTGTCCCCGGAACAGCAGGCTTTGTGATGGCGATGGGACTGGCATCGGGTTATCCCATCGGAGCCAAGCTGACCGCCCGTTTGCGGGAACAAGATCTGATCACCCGCTCCGAGGGAGAAAGATTGGTCTCCTTTACCAACACCGCCGATCCGCTGTTTATGTTTGGTGCCGTCGCCGTGGGCTTTTTCCACGATGTCTCCCTGGGGGTGATCATTGCGGTCGCCCACTATACATCCAGTTTGCTGCTGGGATTTCTGATGCGCTTTCATGATCCTCAGGGACCCACCACCCCCGTACCGGTGAAGGATGAAGGCCATTTCCTGATCCGGGCCTATCGGGAAATGCATCAGGCCCGCATCAAAGACGGCCGCAGCCTGGGAGAGTTGATGGGGGATGCGATCACCTCATCTGTCAACACCTTGATGATGGTCGGCGGATTTATCATGATGTTTTCCGTCATTATCGAAGTATTGGGTCAAGTGGGGGTCACCGAATGGTTGGCTGCGGGAATCGGCCGGCTGTTTTCCCTCCTCCGGGTTCCGGGGGAACTGGCATCTCCGGTGATATCCGGCCTTTTTGAAATCACACTGGGTGCCCAGGTTGCCAGCCAGGTGCCCAACACCGTCCACATGGCCTATAAAATCGCGATTGTCGGCGCCGTCACTGCATGGAGCGGTCTGTCTGTCCACGCCCAAGTGGCCAGCATCTTGAGCCGGACGGATATCCGCTACACTCCATATTGTTTCGCCCGCCTGATTCACGGTGTTCTCGCCGGTTGGATCACTCTCCTGCTCTGGAATCCGGTGGAGCAGTACATCCGCTATTCCGACGCCGCCGTCCCCGCTTTTCTCCGCCAACTTCCGGAGACCGGATGGCACGGGCTGGCCGAACGGGTTTCCTATCTGGGATGGAGAGCGATCCTGTTGCTCGGGGTCTTGATGTTGATCGGAATCGGCATCCAATTTTTCAGACGTTTCCGGACGGAAGGAACCCATTGA
- the coaD gene encoding pantetheine-phosphate adenylyltransferase codes for MRVAVYPGSFDPITNGHLDIVQRGARVFDRVVVAVLHNSQKNPLFSVEERTRLIQEVTGDMKNVEVDSFDGLLVDYVHQRGAQVVIRGLRAVTDFEYELQFASMMRKLDSRVETLFMMTNNQYSFLSSGIVKEVASGGGDIKGLVPEAVEQALAGKYGY; via the coding sequence ATGCGGGTGGCAGTTTATCCGGGGAGCTTTGACCCGATTACCAACGGACATCTGGACATCGTCCAGAGAGGGGCGAGAGTGTTTGATCGGGTGGTGGTGGCCGTTCTCCACAACTCCCAGAAGAATCCGCTTTTTTCTGTGGAAGAAAGAACCCGTCTGATCCAAGAAGTTACCGGAGACATGAAAAATGTGGAAGTGGACAGCTTTGATGGATTGTTGGTGGATTATGTCCACCAACGGGGGGCCCAGGTGGTGATCCGGGGGTTGAGGGCGGTCACTGACTTTGAATATGAACTGCAATTTGCATCCATGATGCGGAAGTTGGATTCCCGGGTGGAGACCTTGTTCATGATGACCAACAATCAGTACTCTTTCCTCAGCTCGGGAATCGTCAAAGAAGTGGCCTCCGGCGGAGGGGATATCAAAGGTCTGGTGCCGGAAGCAGTGGAGCAAGCCCTTGCCGGAAAGTACGGATATTGA
- the rsmD gene encoding 16S rRNA (guanine(966)-N(2))-methyltransferase RsmD, producing MRIIAGKAKGRRLKTVPGMKVRPTTDRVRESLFQIIGPYFEGGSVLDLFAGSGSLGLETLSRGAERAVFVDHSPASVETVRKNLQVAGFADRAEVYRRDARAALRILARRKLSFRYIFLDPPYRETFLPELLTYISEHGLLEPRGVLMAEHGSASRLQPRYNHLSRVRELVYGQTVIHLYQREDPGGAKDAGGSLSGEL from the coding sequence ATGCGAATCATTGCCGGCAAAGCCAAAGGAAGACGGCTGAAAACGGTTCCGGGGATGAAGGTACGGCCGACGACGGATCGTGTCAGGGAGTCCCTGTTTCAGATCATCGGTCCCTATTTTGAGGGCGGATCGGTGTTGGATCTGTTTGCGGGCAGCGGCTCCCTCGGGCTGGAGACACTCAGCCGGGGTGCTGAGCGGGCAGTGTTTGTCGACCATTCCCCGGCCAGTGTGGAAACCGTCCGGAAAAACCTTCAGGTGGCGGGATTTGCGGACCGGGCGGAGGTTTACAGAAGGGATGCAAGGGCGGCTTTACGTATATTGGCTCGCCGAAAACTTTCCTTCCGGTACATATTTCTGGACCCGCCTTACCGGGAGACGTTTCTGCCGGAACTTCTGACGTATATTTCAGAACACGGGTTATTGGAGCCCCGCGGGGTTCTGATGGCGGAACACGGATCCGCCTCCCGGCTTCAACCCCGATACAACCATCTGTCTCGGGTCCGGGAGTTGGTGTACGGTCAGACAGTGATCCATCTTTATCAAAGGGAAGATCCGGGAGGTGCAAAGGATGCGGGTGGCAGTTTATCCGGGGAGCTTTGA